From Hoplias malabaricus isolate fHopMal1 chromosome 11, fHopMal1.hap1, whole genome shotgun sequence, a single genomic window includes:
- the pdf gene encoding peptide deformylase, mitochondrial, producing the protein MNRHLRTLLPCVLRFQPGGALLTFRNVLCPLTCPAHLRSHTSSVKTRSYLQYFKRKIKPPPAPPYSHVCQVGDPVLRSKAAVVEPGAIRGSEVQQVIKTLVKVMRKLECVGLSAPQIGVPLQIIALEYPQKMLEDSSAASIKARGLVPVPLKIFVNPKLRVLDGQIVTFQEGCESISGYSASVPRYFSVEISALNEHAEPVTWQASGWPARILQHEMDHLNGILYIDQMDSKTFINVNWEQYNE; encoded by the exons ATGAACAGGCATTTGAGGACCCTGCTGCCTTGTGTTTTGAGGTTTCAGCCTGGCGGTGCTTTGTTGACGTTTAGGAATGTTTTATGTCCACTTACATGCCCTGCGCATTTACGCAGCCACACATCGAGCGTGAAGACGCGCTCGTATCTTCAGTATTTTAAGAGGAAAATCAAACCGCCCCCAGCTCCTCCGTACAGTCATGTGTGTCAGGTTGGAGATCCAGTCCTGCGCTCCAAAGCTGCGGTTGTGGAGCCGGGAGCTATCCGAGGATCAGAGGTTCAGCAGGTGATAAAAACCCTGGTGAAGGTCATGCGCAAACTGGAGTGTGTAGGACTGAGCGCCCCTCAGATAGGGGTTCCCCTTCAGATCATAGCTCTGGAGTATCCACAGAAGATGCTGGAGGACAGCTCAGCTGCCTCTATCAAGGCCCGTGGCTTGGTGCCAGTGCCTCTGAAGATATTTGTTAATCCAAAGCTACGTGTCCTAGATGGACAAATTGTCACATTCCAGGAGGGCTGTGAAAGCATCTCTGGATACTCAGCCTCTGTGCCACGCTACTTTTCTGTAGAGATCTCAG CACTGAATGAGCATGCTGAGCCTGTTACGTGGCAAGCAAGTGGTTGGCCTGCAAGGATACTGCAGCATGAAATGGATCACCTCAATGGTATCCTTTACATCGATCAAATGGACAGTAAAACATTCATTAATGTGAACTGGGAACAATACAATGAGTAA
- the uri1 gene encoding unconventional prefoldin RPB5 interactor 1 has product MAGNMTTSHDLPKGVERLKEEHRKVVIDCKGQITHWKKVEKDYESLQERLDTLPDKLSYDIMVPFGPLAFMPGKLVHTNELTVLLGDNWFAKCSAKQANMLVENRKKHVRSKLDDLHKTMKNFKDRAVFTEDIEKMTCGKGEFVDIREEVGEKEEFTKGKHRVAHKPNSRPKEEYVLQTEEESKDKESSKGVLSEDELWARLDELERLEEEQDERDRLDSTDTNGEDSTSSSSEEEKEADSGKAVHVNGHSHSEDQASPPNVEQVNGVTKLDEVKEDDEVQKEEEEDNSLPTIYFSHTVEPKKVRINTGKNTTLKFSERKEQKQQGKKKKKNGKSNGHSIHEHLKITTPADIYRVFVDVVNGEPVPRKSILKSRSRENSVCSDTSESSAADFEERRAYFGRTYSHDEATHSDTSDGITEEDSPTSISLHPNGRFEAFSGTVVEKDPLPSSIPHLTIAPPALPTILERKQEEVGSEVPQDVPKRVSKFKAARLQQK; this is encoded by the exons ATGGCTGGAAATATGACAACGAGCCACGACCTGCCGAAAGGCGTAGAGAGATTAAAAGAAGAGCACAGGAAG GTGGTCATAGACTGCAAAGGTCAGATCACACACTG GAAAAAAGTGGAGAAAGACTATGAAAGTCTGCAAGAGCGCCTTGACACATTGCCTGATAAGCTCTCCTATGATATAATG GTACCATTCGGCCCTTTGGCGTTCATGCCTGGGAAGCTGGTTCACACCAATGAGCTGACAGTCCTCCTCGGAGACAACTGGTTTGCAAAGTGTTCTGCTAAACAGGCAAATATGCTTGtagagaacagaaaaaaac ATGTGAGGAGCAAACTTGATGATTTGCACAAAACGATGAAGAACTTTAAGGACAGAGCAGTTTTCACAGAAGATATTGAAAAAATGACTTGT GGTAAAGGAGAATTTGTTGACATTAGAGAGGAGGTGGGAGAAAAGGAAGAATTTACCAAAG GTAAACACCGTGTGGCCCACAAGCCCAACTCCAGACCCAAGGAGGAGTATGTGCTGCAGACAGAGGAGGAGAGTAAAGACAAAGAGAGCAGTAAAGGAGTACTGTCTGAGGATGAGCTGTGGGCTCGGCTGGATGAGCTGGAGCGTCTGGAAGAGGAGCAGGATGAAAGGGACAG ATTGGACAGCACAGATACCAATGGAGAGGACAGCACTTCATCTTCATctgaggaagagaaggaggCAGACTCTGGTAAGGCAGTCCATGTTAATGGCCACAGCCACAGTGAGGACCAGGCTTCTCCCCCTAATGTGGAACAGGTCAATGGCGTCACAAAGCTTGATGAGGTTAAAGAAGACGATGAAGTGCaaaaagaagaggaggaagacaACAGTCTGCCAACTATCTACTTCTCTCACACTGTTGAGCCCAAAAAA GTTCGAATAAACACAGGGAAAAACACCACTCTGAAGTTTAGCGAGAGGAAAGAGCAGAAACAACaagggaagaagaagaaaaagaatggCAAAAGCAATGGCCACTCTATTCATGAGcatcttaaaattacaactcCGGCAGATATCTACAG GGTATTTGTGGATGTGGTGAATGGCGAGCCGGTTCCAAGGAAATCCATTTTGAAGTCACGCAGCCGTGAGAACAGTGTGTGCAGTGACACCAGTGAGAGCAGTGCAGCAGATTTTGAAGAAAGGCGTGCTTACTTTGGCCGCACATACAGCCATGATGAAGCCACCCACAGTGACACCAGTGATGGAATTACAGAAGAGGACAGCCCAACAAGTATAAGCCTGCACCCTAACGGACGCTTTGAG gcTTTTTCAGGCACAGTGGTTGAGAAGGATCCACTGCCCTCCTCTATCCCTCATCTGACCATTGCCCCTCCTGCACTGCCCACAATTCTTGAGAGAAAGCAGGAAGAGGTGGGCTCAGAAGTACCCCAGGATGTGCCCAAGAGAGTTTCAAAGTTCAAAGCTGCCCGGTTGCAGCAGAAGTGA
- the tshz3a gene encoding teashirt homolog 3 → MTRRKQHAPKRAAAYDSEDVKEPDKQNEVMESQHSAAEGNTLNNKDFNKKEHLFQNSKNEQCTSAPEASDNDSDSHIHDSNKLLSDAEITSMKNKDKSVKDGLIGGSEKPECGSDSLEQIKAIYKSFLSNSYWSSLSLNNSRPCAEKTSETNNCSSSNSSPGGGCFDWHQSAVAKTLQQVSEKQLHPASEPSLFSTVQLYRQSARLYGSIFTGASKFHCKSCSASYDTLVDLTVHMNDTGHYRDDNHEKAGKGAKTWSKPRKRSLLEMEGKEDAQKVLRCMYCGHSFESLQDLSVHMIKTKHYQKVPLKESGASIGGKVVTPFKKRVPVELNITKPNATELKGCFKETQVNDDPHQVSDPTKKDSLTDQNGMRNTFQLKSQILGCMECGSSYNSLQQLSTHIMLTGHFVRGSNYLRKTDKFLSDQFLFPATVKRSDEKTQKETQDLSIPSPTGTIETPLTSCPTENNTKDEIQGKVLLQERICTETAVGNNVDEKGSMSSKFDYLTEDDLQESPKLHLDILKSLENTVTSAINKAQKGTPSWGGYQSIHAAYQLQSNMRPSLYNSGHVSSNKLANGMEVQLSDKSQMGISPNPSQGAFSPTVNLHEMEELVKKVTDRVVEEQRKNTDEQSSRQTLLINSPSSTDRNSSTSSSPRKESCETLGNTDSKVVDPEKSNDVRSPIKCIEDIAKPPSSLSLCEDSAVITNHPEPKKPFVSPLNALQTVMNLHLGKVAKPVKPVQDPMSMLLKMSNTMAERVAVAAAPTATSTLEPLNPDFHDTDKDQPIDLSRGKRRPCLTTSLPGKVLNSSLSSTTRTDLSDILCTPVSPVHESALADISDMLRNLSDGHMSKPVHSHKAERSEIEGAHTPDDGDDVSVLHKRKGRQSHWNPQHLLILQAQFTSCLKQTADGKYVISDLSPQERMVISRVTGLSMTTISHWLANVKYQLRRTGRTKFLKNVDSGHPVFFCSECAVQIQTRSTYLCHLESHLGFRMRDLAKFSFENFSKKISRHSKDLSQKADVPPQSPAMSPEQLYSV, encoded by the coding sequence CCTATGATTCTGAAGACGTTAAAGAGCCTGACAAGCAAAATGAAGTCATGGAAAGTCAGCACTCAGCAGCTGAGGGCAACACATTGAACAACAAAGATTTCAACAAAAAGGAGCATCTTTTCCAAAATTCAAAGAATGAGCAGTGCACTTCAGCTCCTGAAGCTTCAGATAATGACagtgattcacacattcatgatTCAAATAAACTCCTTTCAGATGCTGAAATCACTTCCATGAAAAATAAGGACAAATCTGTGAAAGACGGTCTTATTGGGGGCTCTGAGAAACCTGAGTGTGGTTCAGATAGTCTGGAACAAATAAAAGCCATTTATAAAAGTTTCCTTTCTAACTCCTATTGGTCCTCACTGAGTCTGAATAATTCTCGgccatgtgcagagaaaacATCTGAGACTAATAATTgtagcagcagcaacagcagcccTGGAGGTGGGTGCTTTGACTGGCACCAGTCTGCAGTTGCAAAGACTTTGCAACAGGTTTCTGAAAAACAACTTCATCCAGCAAGTGAGCCAAGTCTTTTTAGCACAGTTCAGCTCTACCGCCAAAGTGCTAGACTTTATGGGTCCATTTTTACAGGTGCAAGCAAGTTCCATTGCAAAAGCTGTAGTGCATCTTATGACACACTGGTTGATCTTACAGTTCATATGAACGACACTGGACACTATAGAGATGACAACCACGAGAAAGCTGGAAAAGGTGCCAAAACCTGGTCTAAGCCACGTAAACGTTCTTTATTGGAAATGGAGGGAAAAGAAGATGCCCAGAAGGTCTTGCGCTGTATGTACTGTGGGCATTCTTTTGAGTCCCTCCAAGATCTCAGTGTGCACATGATCAAGACGAAACACTACCAAAAAGTGCCTCTGAAAGAATCTGGAGCATCCATTGGTGGAAAAGTTGTCACCCCTTTCAAAAAGAGAGTTCCGGTAGAATTAAATATTACTAAACCGAATGCCACAGAGCTTAAAGGATGTTTTAAAGAGACTCAGGTAAATGATGATCCACACCAAGTTTCTGATCCGACTAAAAAGGATAGTCTCACTGACCAAAATGGAATGAGGAACACCTTCCAGTTGAAATCACAGATTCTGGGATGTATGGAGTGTGGCAGTTCCTACAACTCTTTACAACAGTTAAGTACTCATATTATGTTGACGGGGCACTTTGTCAGAGGCAGCAACTATCTCCGAAAAACAGACAAATTCCTTTCAGATCAATTTCTCTTTCCTGCTACCGTTAAAAGAAGTGATGAGAAGACCCAAAAAGAGACACAAGATTTGTCTATACCTTCACCAACTGGAACAATAGAGACACCACTTACCTCATGTCCCACTGAAAACAATACTAAGGATGAAATTCAAGGGAAGGTCTTACTGCAAGAAAGAATTTGCACAGAAACTGCAGTTGGGAATAATGTTGATGAGAAAGGTAGCATGTCTTCCAAATTTGATTATCTTACTGAAGATGATCTGCAAGAGAGTCCAAAACTCCACCTTGATATCCTTAAGTCACTGGAAAATACTGTTACATCTGCCATCAACAAAGCACAGAAAGGAACACCAAGCTGGGGAGGATACCAAAGCATTCACGCTGCTTATCAGTTACAGAGTAACATGAGGCCTTCTCTGTATAACTCTGGCCATGTTTCTTCCAACAAACTGGCAAATGGTATGGAAGTACAACTGTCAGACAAAAGCCAAATGGGGATCTCTCCAAACCCCTCACAGGGAGCCTTTTCACCCACTGTGAATCTACATGAAATGGAGGAGTTGGTGAAGAAAGTAACAGATAGGGTTGTTgaggaacaaagaaaaaacactgatgAGCAAAGTTCTCGACAAACTCTGTTAATTAATTCTCCCTCAAGTACCGACAGGAATTCATCCACATCTAGTTCCCCGAGAAAAGAAAGTTGTGAAACACTAGGTAACACAGATAGCAAGGTTGTGGACCCTGAGAAAAGCAATGATGTGAGGAGTCCAATAAAATGTATAGAAGACATTGCAAAACCCCCTTCCTCTTTGTCATTGTGTGAGGATAGTGCTGTGATAACTAACCACCCTGAgccaaaaaaaccctttgttAGTCCTCTGAATGCCCTTCAGACAGTAATGAATCTTCATCTAGGTAAAGTGGCCAAACCTGTAAAACCTGTCCAGGATCCTATGAGTATGCTTCTCAAGATGAGCAACACCATGGCAGAGAGGGTTGCAGTGGCTGCAGCACCAACAGCAACCTCAACACTAGAGCCATTAAATCCAGACTTTCATGACACTGACAAAGATCAGCCAATAGATTTATCCCGAGGTAAAAGAAGACCATGTTTAACAACGTCTCTCCCAGGTAAAGTGCTCAACTCTTCCTTGTCTAGTACGACCAGGACAGATTTATCTGATATTTTATGCACTCCAGTCAGCCCAGTGCATGAAAGTGCCCTCGCTGACATATCAGACATGCTACGGAATTTGTCAGATGGTCACATGTCAAAGCCTGTACATTCCCATAAAGCAGAGCGGTCCGAGATTGAAGGTGCCCACACACcagatgatggagatgatgtaTCTGTGTTGCACAAACGCAAGGGCAGGCAGTCTCATTGGAATCCCCAACACTTGCTGATTCTGCAAGCCCAGTTCACATCCTGCCTCAAGCAGACAGCTGATGGGAAGTATGTCATATCAGACTTGAGCCCCCAAGAAAGAATGGTCATCTCACGTGTTACAGGTCTTTCTATGACAACTATAAGCCACTGGCTAGCCAATGTGAAATATCAGCTAAGACGAACAGGTAGGACCAAgttcctgaaaaatgttgactCTGGTCACCCAGTGTTCTTCTGTAGTGAATGTGCCGTACAAATTCAAACTCGTTCAACATACCTCTGTCACCTTGAGTCACATCTTGGCTTCCGAATGCGGGACCTGGCAAAGTTTTCTTTTGAGAACTTCAGCAAGAAGATTTCAAGGCATTCAAAGGACTTATCCCAAAAAGCTGACGTGCCTCCCCAGTCACCGGCCATGAGTCCGGAGCAGTTGTACTCTGTGTAA